One Streptomyces sp. RPA4-2 genomic window carries:
- a CDS encoding 4-(cytidine 5'-diphospho)-2-C-methyl-D-erythritol kinase produces the protein MTQTVTVRVPAKVNVRLAVGGARPDGFHDLANVFLAVGLYDEVTVTPADELLVTCSGPDADQVPLDRTNLAARAALELGRRHGIEPAVHLHIAKDIPVAGGMAGGSADGAGALLACDALWGTGTSRRELLDICAELGSDVPFSLVGGAALGIGRGERLRTLEVGGTFHWVFAIAERGLSTPAVFREFDRLNEGVRIPEPVASQELFDALAKGDAAALAATVSNDLQPAALSLFPALADTLAAGRAAGALAALVSGSGPTTAFLAADAESARTVAGALRASGTCRTVRVTDGPAPGATVV, from the coding sequence GTGACGCAGACGGTGACGGTACGCGTCCCTGCCAAGGTCAACGTGCGGCTCGCCGTCGGCGGCGCCCGCCCCGACGGCTTCCACGACCTGGCCAACGTGTTTCTCGCGGTCGGCCTGTACGACGAGGTCACGGTGACACCGGCGGACGAGCTGCTCGTCACCTGCTCGGGCCCCGACGCCGACCAGGTCCCCCTCGACCGTACGAACCTCGCGGCCCGCGCCGCCCTCGAACTCGGCCGCCGCCACGGCATCGAACCCGCCGTCCACCTCCACATCGCCAAGGACATCCCCGTCGCGGGCGGCATGGCGGGCGGCAGCGCCGACGGCGCCGGTGCGCTGCTCGCCTGCGACGCCCTGTGGGGCACCGGCACCTCGCGCCGGGAACTCCTCGACATCTGCGCCGAGTTGGGCAGCGACGTGCCGTTCAGTCTGGTCGGCGGGGCGGCACTCGGCATCGGACGCGGCGAACGGCTGCGGACGCTGGAGGTCGGCGGGACCTTCCACTGGGTCTTCGCGATCGCCGAGCGCGGGCTGTCCACCCCGGCGGTCTTCCGGGAGTTCGACCGGCTGAACGAAGGGGTGCGGATCCCCGAACCGGTCGCCTCGCAGGAGCTGTTCGACGCGCTGGCGAAGGGCGACGCCGCCGCCCTCGCGGCCACGGTCTCCAACGACCTCCAGCCCGCCGCCCTCTCCCTCTTCCCGGCCCTCGCCGACACCCTCGCCGCGGGCCGCGCCGCCGGCGCCCTCGCCGCGCTCGTCTCCGGCTCGGGGCCGACCACCGCCTTCCTCGCGGCCGACGCCGAGTCCGCGCGGACGGTGGCCGGGGCGCTGCGCGCTTCCGGAACCTGCCGGACGGTGAGGGTCACCGACGGGCCCGCGCCGGGCGCCACCGTCGTGTGA